Proteins from a genomic interval of Sugiyamaella lignohabitans strain CBS 10342 chromosome C, complete sequence:
- the BRR6 gene encoding Brr6p (Essential nuclear envelope integral membrane protein; required for nuclear envelope morphology, nuclear pore complex localization, nuclear export; exhibits synthetic lethal genetic interactions with genes involved in lipid metabolism; GO_component: GO:0016021 - integral component of membrane [Evidence IEA]; GO_component: GO:0016020 - membrane [Evidence IEA]; GO_component: GO:0005635 - nuclear envelope [Evidence IDA] [PMID 11483521]; GO_component: GO:0031965 - nuclear membrane [Evidence IEA,IEA]; GO_component: GO:0005634 - nucleus [Evidence IEA]; GO_function: GO:0003674 - molecular_function [Evidence ND]; GO_process: GO:0044255 - cellular lipid metabolic process [Evidence IGI] [PMID 20016074]; GO_process: GO:0006406 - mRNA export from nucleus [Evidence IEA]; GO_process: GO:0006406 - mRNA export from nucleus [Evidence IMP] [PMID 11483521]; GO_process: GO:0051028 - mRNA transport [Evidence IEA]; GO_process: GO:0006998 - nuclear envelope organization [Evidence IEA]; GO_process: GO:0006611 - protein export from nucleus [Evidence IEA]; GO_process: GO:0006611 - protein export from nucleus [Evidence IMP] [PMID 11483521]; GO_process: GO:0006810 - transport [Evidence IEA]) yields MAEAHESYEFRETSSCPSINIGTGSERSGMELESSFGTIYTDVTDGQDDDQSVIRNINSSVDYSRGSQWVENRNQMKNENRNPTKNENSRSGIINKNASYSDYNGSSRAVTQYDTDSNIGDMKSSSLSQLLKGDVSWSPLRSETGLSYVQETSTPVSEKSIQSTLNDPILQQSTPEHKYGSPVTGSKSPRRVLKSVSPNIVARRAIHRTKPVVRHSPHHLRSRNSISRFHRSFEVEGPVIVSPRHTVNIVREASQCSLSREQIHYLRTRQQQQQQKNESQNPISINRSQTPSSSIADSSSTSFTGFVKRRPRVDSSLHSSPPVPNYANLLLRNRPHLSNTSGDISNSDGSFQSHFYSHSSSFNQQQHQSYQSYQSYQSRQQYQQYQQYQPYQSHDSYQQYQSHQSYQPRNSTHQNYPTEASDNYSQYDDSSILTDSSYYTPSYDQTDSMMSQQESYYSQPQPQPQSQPSDSNNWQEAPPLFMNPDLPSILSSYLQLSFNFGMMSLLIYSIWIFLITVQHDVENKIQEYSADILAEIAQCSKEYIGNNCMPHKRVPALETTCNNWEKCMNQDPMLIGRARVSAETFGEIINSFLNPIGLRSMCFLILAFIGSFILVNLSLSHHPHSARTPKTKRPRRKPPAQPVVIFTTPRTSR; encoded by the coding sequence ATGGCGGAAGCGCATGAGTCGTACGAGTTTCGCGAGACGAGCTCATGTCCCTCGATAAATATAGGGACGGGTTCTGAGAGATCAGGGATGGAGCTTGAAAGTTCGTTTGGCACGATATACACCGATGTCACAGATGGACAGGACGATGATCAGTCTGTAATTCGAAATATTAATTCAAGTGTGGACTACAGCCGGGGTTCTCAGTGGGTCGAGAACCGGAACCAGATGAAGAATGAGAACAGGAACCCCACGAAGAACGAGAACAGCAGGTCCGGAATCATAAACAAGAATGCCAGCTATAGCGACTATAATGGCAGCTCTAGAGCAGTAACTCAATACGATACTGATAGTAATATTGGAGATATGAAGAGCAGTTCACTGTCACAGCTGTTAAAAGGTGATGTATCGTGGTCACCACTGCGCAGTGAGACCGGGTTGTCGTACGTACAAGAGACATCGACACCTGTGTCAGAAAAAAGCATCCAAAGTACTTTAAACGATCCAATTCTCCAACAGAGTACTCCAGAACACAAATATGGTAGTCCTGTGACAGGATCCAAAAGCCCCAGACGTGTTTTGAAGAGTGTTAGTCCTAATATTGTAGCTAGAAGAGCCATACACCGAACAAAACCAGTAGTGAGACACAGTCCACACCACCTAAGATCCAGAAACAGCATCTCTCGCTTTCATCGTTCGTTCGAAGTCGAAGGACCAGTTATTGTCAGTCCCAGACATACGGTAAACATTGTGCGAGAAGCTTCTCAATGCAGTCTCTCCCGGGAACAAATACACTACCTGCGAAcgcggcagcagcaacagcagcagaaaaacGAGTCCCAAAACccaatatcaataaacaGATCACAAACACCCTCTTCTTCGATCGCAGACAGCTCAAGCACCAGTTTCACAGGGTTTGTAAAACGGCGACCACGAGTCGATTCGAGCCTTCACTCgtcaccaccagtaccaaACTACGCCAATCTTCTCCTGAGAAACAGGCCCCATCTTTCAAACACATCTGGAGACATTTCTAATTCAGATGGATCCTTCCAGTCGCACTTCTACTCGCATTCCTCTTCGTTcaaccagcaacagcatcaatcATACCAATCATACCAATCATACCAATCACGTCAACAATACCAACAATACCAACAGTATCAACCATACCAATCACACGACTCATaccaacaatatcaatcaCATCAATCATATCAACCACGCAATTCAACACACCAAAACTACCCAACAGAAGCTTCTGACAATTACAGCCAATATGACGACTCATCCATCCTCACCGACAGCAGCTACTACACACCGTCGTACGACCAGACCGACTCGATGATGTCTCAGCAGGAAAGCTACTACTCACAACCgcaaccacaaccacaatcACAGCCTTCTGATAGCAATAACTGGCAGGAAGCACCGCCACTGTTCATGAACCCCGACCTCCCGTCAATTCTCTCATCGTACCTACAACTGAGTTTCAACTTTGGAATGATGTCGCTGTTAATATACTCGATATGGATCTTCCTCATAACTGTGCAGCACGACGTGGAGAACAAAATCCAGGAATACTCTGCCGACATTCTAGCAGAAATAGCCCAGTGCTCAAAAGAATACATCGGTAACAATTGCATGCCCCACAAGCGAGTGCCAGCCCTCGAAACGACCTGTAACAACTGGGAAAAGTGTATGAACCAAGACCCCATGCTCATTGGCCGTGCACGAGTCAGCGCCGAAACATTTGGCGAgatcatcaacagcttcCTCAACCCCATCGGCCTACGATCCATGTGCTTCCTCATCCTCGCCTTCATCGGTTCCTTTATCCTCGTCAACCTCTCCCTCTCGCACCACCCCCACAGCGCCCGCACTCCCAAAACCAAACGACCCCGTCGCAAACCCCCAGCGCAACCggtcgtcatcttcaccacccCACGCACCTCACGTTGA
- the RAI1 gene encoding Rai1p (Nuclear protein with decapping endonuclease activity; targets mRNAs with unmethylated 7-methylguanosine cap structures and 5'-triphosphates; binds to and stabilizes the exoribonuclease Rat1p; required for pre-rRNA processing; relocalizes to the cytosol in response to hypoxia; homologous to human DOM3Z; GO_component: GO:0005829 - cytosol [Evidence IDA] [PMID 22932476]; GO_component: GO:0005634 - nucleus [Evidence IEA,IEA]; GO_component: GO:0005634 - nucleus [Evidence IPI] [PMID 10805743]; GO_component: GO:0005634 - nucleus [Evidence IDA] [PMID 12612077]; GO_component: GO:0005634 - nucleus [Evidence IDA] [PMID 22932476]; GO_function: GO:0003723 - RNA binding [Evidence IEA]; GO_function: GO:0034353 - RNA pyrophosphohydrolase activity [Evidence IDA] [PMID 20802481]; GO_function: GO:0030234 - enzyme regulator activity [Evidence IDA] [PMID 10805743]; GO_function: GO:0016787 - hydrolase activity [Evidence IEA]; GO_function: GO:0046872 - metal ion binding [Evidence IEA]; GO_function: GO:0004518 - nuclease activity [Evidence IEA]; GO_function: GO:0000166 - nucleotide binding [Evidence IEA]; GO_function: GO:1990174 - phosphodiesterase decapping endonuclease activity [Evidence IDA,IMP] [PMID 20802481]; GO_process: GO:0006353 - DNA-templated transcription, termination [Evidence IEA]; GO_process: GO:0006397 - mRNA processing [Evidence IEA]; GO_process: GO:0000466 - maturation of 5.8S rRNA from tricistronic rRNA transcript (SSU-rRNA, 5.8S rRNA, LSU-rRNA) [Evidence IMP] [PMID 10805743]; GO_process: GO:0000463 - maturation of LSU-rRNA from tricistronic rRNA transcript (SSU-rRNA, 5.8S rRNA, LSU-rRNA) [Evidence IMP] [PMID 10805743]; GO_process: GO:0071035 - nuclear polyadenylation-dependent rRNA catabolic process [Evidence IMP] [PMID 16131592]; GO_process: GO:0000956 - nuclear-transcribed mRNA catabolic process [Evidence IDA,IMP] [PMID 20802481]; GO_process: GO:0090305 - nucleic acid phosphodiester bond hydrolysis [Evidence IEA]; GO_process: GO:0006364 - rRNA processing [Evidence IEA]; GO_process: GO:0006355 - regulation of transcription, DNA-templated [Evidence IEA]; GO_process: GO:0030846 - termination of RNA polymerase II transcription, poly(A)-coupled [Evidence IMP] [PMID 15565157]; GO_process: GO:0006351 - transcription, DNA-templated [Evidence IEA]), whose protein sequence is MATSLPLSSKIKASLRQPKEITSYSIDVEGKVRFDESSLKYYYLPEAQIDSRLELSRGYKDFKRKDESKAQHLDTLLAALVDHERKSGSEKIKADIITWRGIMTKLLCLPYEQGDDIDLNIELFDGQIFIEEDFDITTSKKRKMDAKGELMSYWGKLLRYVGCDRDDSDDSDDSGDSDDSGH, encoded by the coding sequence ATGGCCACATCGTTACCGTTGAGTTCGAAGATTAAGGCGTCGTTGAGGCAGCCGAAAGAGATTACGAGTTATTCGATAGATGTGGAGGGCAAAGTGCGGTTCGACGAGTCGTCGCTGAAGTATTATTACTTGCCAGAGGCTCAGATTGACAGTCGGCTGGAGCTGTCTCGAGGATACAAGGACTTTAAACGCAAGGACGAGTCGAAAGCACAGCATCTGGATACGCTGCTGGCGGCTTTAGTGGACCATGAACGGAAATCTGGTTCGGAGAAGATCAAGGCCGATATCATCACATGGCGAGGCATCATGACCAAACTGCTGTGTCTGCCGTATGAACAGGGTGACGATATAGACCTGAATATCGAGCTGTTCGATGGCCAGATCTTTATTGAGGAGGATTTCGATATCACCACGTCTAAAAAGCGCAAAATGGATGCCAAGGGCGAGTTGATGTCGTATTGGGGTAAGTTGTTGCGTTATGTTGGATGTGATCGGGATGACTCTGATGATTCAGATGACTCTGGTGATTCAGATGACTCAGGTCATTGA
- the VPS5 gene encoding Vps5p (Nexin-1 homolog; required for localizing membrane proteins from a prevacuolar/late endosomal compartment back to late Golgi; structural component of retromer membrane coat complex; forms a retromer subcomplex with Vps17p; required for recruiting the retromer complex to the endosome membranes; VPS5 has a paralog, YKR078W, that arose from the whole genome duplication; GO_component: GO:0005794 - Golgi apparatus [Evidence IEA]; GO_component: GO:0000139 - Golgi membrane [Evidence IEA]; GO_component: GO:0005737 - cytoplasm [Evidence IEA,IEA]; GO_component: GO:0005829 - cytosol [Evidence IDA] [PMID 9175702]; GO_component: GO:0005768 - endosome [Evidence IEA]; GO_component: GO:0005768 - endosome [Evidence IDA] [PMID 9175702]; GO_component: GO:0005768 - endosome [Evidence IDA] [PMID 9700157]; GO_component: GO:0010008 - endosome membrane [Evidence IEA]; GO_component: GO:0016020 - membrane [Evidence IEA]; GO_component: GO:0030904 - retromer complex [Evidence IEA]; GO_component: GO:0030904 - retromer complex [Evidence IMP,IPI] [PMID 9700157]; GO_component: GO:0030905 - retromer complex, outer shell [Evidence IPI] [PMID 9700157]; GO_function: GO:0035091 - phosphatidylinositol binding [Evidence IEA]; GO_function: GO:0032266 - phosphatidylinositol-3-phosphate binding [Evidence IEA]; GO_function: GO:0032266 - phosphatidylinositol-3-phosphate binding [Evidence IDA] [PMID 11557775]; GO_function: GO:0008565 - protein transporter activity [Evidence IMP,IPI] [PMID 9700157]; GO_process: GO:0045053 - protein retention in Golgi apparatus [Evidence IMP] [PMID 8649377]; GO_process: GO:0015031 - protein transport [Evidence IEA,IEA]; GO_process: GO:0042147 - retrograde transport, endosome to Golgi [Evidence IEA]; GO_process: GO:0042147 - retrograde transport, endosome to Golgi [Evidence IPI] [PMID 9700157]; GO_process: GO:0006810 - transport [Evidence IEA]) yields the protein MSDPFEESPWGDQVSLSNHNSSGASSLHNQDVAAGDGGRTAAFGADESEGLGLKTDGENAGKQDEEEGEEGEQHNSRVNELSSGNEHGIGSSSSGATTSAMAAAGLLDDGAEDDHQPLSSSKSKFASSSSTPSAVSDIRTPERHHGKTRVTPRRLATRSRKITQPVFTEEASNDPLGPLGPLGPSNGDDSESTSSNNGGSKGGAPDSGAGSRIGRTGNSGDLDDSNDTDGASMISSRLASTSLSPTKDRSVAGGFAGAGAGISGGQQGESDIGAGSGPGSASLFQDVPLNYPSSETDNSSSHAVVGGAVNAGSGSSGASPEFQITVGDPIKVGDITSAHTVYTVHCKTTSPNFSKSETAVTRRYRDFRWVFHALEHNNPGVIIPPPPDKQAVGRFNEDFVEQRRAALENMLKKMAAHPILKNDPDLRLFLESEAFSNDIKNRVMSSDEVDAATSIATSTGGGFMGTLGGAFSFSAKFVETSQWFIDKKEYLDSLESQLKSLAKALDLVVSQRRELSDSTGEFALVLEALADVEISKSLSQLLVAFSESQTRIQDLYSRQCLQDILSLSTTIDEYLRLISSVRTVFLQRQKAYFAVQSAEQELGKKQTHLEKLLRQGKTLQDKISALEQEVDAQEKKVLNQRVAFDDMSKRIVVEFDRLEHERIHDFRNSVELFLENAVESQKEAIEVWETFYQRSFVATASS from the coding sequence ATGTCAGACCCGTTTGAAGAGTCTCCGTGGGGCGATCAGGTGTCGCTGTCCAACCATAACTCGTCTGGAGCCTCGTCGTTGCACAACCAGGATGTGGCTGCCGGTGACGGTGGTAGGACGGCGGCGTTTGGAGCTGACGAAAGTGAGGGGCTTGGTTTGAAGACTGATGGTGAGAATGCTGGAAAACaggacgaagaagaaggagaagaaggagaacaGCACAACTCACGGGTGAACGAATTAAGTTCAGGAAACGAGCATGGAATTGGTAGTAGCAGTTCAGGAGCGACGACTTCGGCGATGGCCGCTGCTGGGTTGCTCGATGATGGTGCGGAAGATGACCACCAACCATTGTCGAGTTCAAAGAGCAAGtttgcatcttcttcgtcgacACCTTCAGCAGTATCAGACATTCGAACCCCAGAACGACATCATGGCAAGACCCGAGTCACTCCCAGAAGACTGGCCACTAGATCCAGGAAAATCACCCAACCTGTGTTCACAGAAGAGGCTTCTAACGACCCATTGGGCCCTCTTGGACCTCTTGGCCCATCAAATGGCGATGATAGCGAGAGTACAAGTAGTAATAATGGCGGTTCAAAGGGAGGAGCACCGGATTCAGGTGCCGGTAGTAGAATAGGAAGAACAGGCAATTCTGGCGATTTGGATGATTCAAATGATACAGACGGAGCGTCAATGATAAGCAGTCGTCTGGCTTCGACCAGTTTATCACCCACAAAGGACAGAAGTGTTGCTGGTGGGTTTGCCGGGGCCGGGGCTGGGATTAGTGGTGGTCAACAGGGAGAGTCAGATATTGGAGCCGGGTCGGGGCCAGGCTCTGCTTCGTTGTTCCAGGACGTGCCATTAAACTATCCATCGTCAGAAACAGATAACAGCAGTTCACATGCTGTAGTTGGCGGTGCTGTTAATGCTGGCAGCGGGTCATCAGGAGCGAGTCCCGAGTTCCAAATCACAGTTGGAGATCCAATTAAAGTAGGAGATATCACATCTGCTCATACTGTATACACAGTTCATTGTAAGACAACGTCACCAAACTTTTCGAAATCAGAGACAGCAGTTACTCGTCGATACAGAGATTTCCGATGGGTATTCCATGCTCTAGAACATAATAATCCCGGGGTTATCATTCCACCGCCACCAGATAAACAGGCTGTGGGACGATTTAATGAGGATTTTGTGGAGCAACGACGAGCTGCGCTGGAGAATATGTTGAAAAAGATGGCAGCACATCCGATTCTGAAGAACGACCCGGACTTGAGACTGTTTTTGGAATCGGAAGCGTTTTCAAACGATATCAAGAACCGGGTAATGAGCAGCGATGAAGTGGATGCTGCTACGTCGATAGCTACGAGCACCGGAGGTGGGTTTATGGGGACATTAGGAGGAGCATTTTCGTTTTCGGCCAAGTTTGTGGAAACAAGCCAGTGGTTTATTGATAAAAAGGAGTATTTAGATTCTTTGGAGTCACAATTAAAGAGTCTTGCCAAAGCATTAGACCTTGTAGTGAGCCAGCGACGCGAATTGAGCGACTCGACCGGCGAGTTTGCACTAGTATTGGAAGCCCTGGCTGATGTGGAGATATCCAAGTCGCTGTCGCAGTTATTAGTGGCGTTTTCCGAGTCTCAAACGCGGATCCAGGATCTATACTCACGACAATGTTTACAAGACATTCTGTCCTTGTCTACGACTATTGACGAGTACCTTCGACTCATCTCATCTGTCCGAACAGTGTTTCTCCAGCGACAAAAGGCGTATTTTGCAGTACAATCAGCCGAACAAGAGCTCGGTAAGAAACAAACACATCTGGAAAAGCTGCTCAGACAAGGCAAGACCTTACAAGACAAGATCTCTGCTCTTGAACAAGAAGTCGACGcccaagaaaagaaagtgCTCAACCAACGAGTGGCTTTTGACGATATGTCCAAACGCATCGTAGTCGAATTCGACCGTCTCGAGCACGAACGCATCCACGACTTCCGCAACTCGGTCGAACTGTTCCTCGAAAACGCCGTCGAATCGCAAAAAGAGGCCATCGAGGTCTGGGAAACCTTCTACCAACGGTCCTTTGTAGCTACTGCCTCTTCCTAA
- the MAK10 gene encoding Mak10p (Non-catalytic subunit of N-terminal acetyltransferase of the NatC type; required for replication of dsRNA virus; expression is glucose-repressible; GO_component: GO:0031417 - NatC complex [Evidence IDA] [PMID 10504710]; GO_component: GO:0005737 - cytoplasm [Evidence IEA,IEA]; GO_component: GO:0005737 - cytoplasm [Evidence IDA] [PMID 14562095]; GO_function: GO:0004596 - peptide alpha-N-acetyltransferase activity [Evidence IMP] [PMID 11274203]; GO_process: GO:0006474 - N-terminal protein amino acid acetylation [Evidence IMP] [PMID 11274203]), with protein MDSGSKYRPLQDDLDGSASIESAEDAMAVMDLLLARELMWHSGPMLLQTVLSCVFVEQVLGGLASITEAPGVPPFEVKAYLEEYIVEKTNNIGSWKDVVDVYILGLAKCVDQAITVLDPMSTNAIYPEEDIIINKSGMCFLEPLSVDIVVRALEAAAKWSKNAHKKTPPATAAAKSGQDSASASSSHVSDRIKLRAEWLYVLNQKVPKKPTHLVAALGLITSIKSTVLADDDSKYEKFKTSFSDGVQTRVMNPSPLLQLRDMPVSEAYTTLHNIVDSIQGFRDLFSVDKSSDLLAYYLTFSERQNPRPLPIVRAMLRLVVGPSDILGLPFKTWVIRDIQEMSSPTYDTVLKSSTPSIKRLVEPFLQQAVLCYTDLLAVMCQNRPRQRQNLAHCILSWDSLQVSAENLEQALEPLVEEQTISLADNSKVPALPISSWVYLRKLQIMTWVVLLGFELDVYKPWEFPIMYSYGHYLMTKLREHLSRIRTFLEQTNQRVSARYISALELESMALDQITMANQYHSLALQLAGYIPDHPSAMATSPELLHGLRMKPFSSVGIPEAPSYQELREGLQTSAPTIKLALDFAKHFADSCRSLVTSLTSVSQPNPGLDLLKRSALTISISGADLKRALEPLTDNDSLAKELTLLAQHPTLSTKKALVKTDGCHLFFPVITLTTPSSSHK; from the coding sequence ATGGATTCGGGGTCGAAGTACCGGCCGTTGCAGGACGATTTAGACGGCTCAGCGAGTATAGAAAGTGCCGAGGATGCTATGGCGGTGATGgatttgctgctggctcgCGAGTTGATGTGGCATAGTGGTCCGATGCTGTTACAGACCGTTTTAAGTTGTGTGTTTGTGGAACAGGTGCTGGGTGGACTGGCGTCCATTACTGAGGCTCCTGGCGTGCCGCCATTCGAGGTCAAGGCGTATTTGGAAGAGTATATCGTTGAGAAAACCAATAATATCGGCAGTTGGAAAGACGTGGTGGATGTTTATATTCTGGGACTCGCGAAATGCGTGGACCAAGCCATCACGGTTCTGGATCCTATGTCCACCAACGCTATTTATCCAGAAGAGGATATCATTATTAACAAGTCGGGTATGTGCTTTTTAGAACCGCTGTCAGTTGATATCGTAGTACGAGCACtggaagcagctgctaaatGGAGCAAAAATGCCCACAAAAAGACCCCGCCAGCTACCGCCGCTGCGAAATCGGGTCAGGATTCTGCCTCTGCCTCGTCTTCACACGTTTCGGATCGAATCAAGTTACGGGCGGAATGGCTGTATGTTCTCAATCAAAAGGTTCCTAAAAAACCTACACATTTGGTGGCAGCATTGGGACTGATAACGTCGATTAAAAGCACGGTGCTGGCCGATGATGATTCGAAGTATGAGAAATTCAAGACCAGTTTCTCAGATGGAGTTCAAACACGAGTCATGAACCCGAGTCCGCTACTGCAATTGCGTGATATGCCGGTTTCTGAGGCATATACTACTTTACATAACATTGTAGACAGCATTCAAGGGTTCCGGGATCTGTTCAGTGTCGACAAGTCGTCGGATTTATTGGCATACTATTTAACATTCTCCGAACGGCAAAACCCACGTCCTCTGCCAATAGTAAGAGCCATGTTAAGATTGGTGGTGGGTCCTTCAGATATTCTGGGCTTGCCGTTTAAAACATGGGTCATTCGAGATATCCAGGAGATGTCGAGTCCCACTTACGACACGGTTCTCAAGTCATCAACCCCGTCTATCAAACGACTGGTCGAACCGTTTTTACAGCAGGCAGTGCTATGTTATACTGACCTTTTAGCAGTCATGTGTCAAAACCGACCTCGACAGCGACAGAATCTGGCTCATTGTATTCTTTCATGGGACAGTCTTCAAGTGAGTGCCGAGAATCTCGAACAAGCTCTTGAACCGCTTGTAGAAGAACAAACCATCTCACTTGCTGATAATTCGAAAGTGCCAGCTCTGCCTATATCGTCGTGGGTGTACCTTCGAAAACTGCAGATTATGACATGGGTGGTTCTTCTCGGGTTTGAGCTCGATGTATATAAACCATGGGAGTTTCCTATCATGTACTCGTATGGCCACTACCTGATGACCAAGTTACGAGAACATTTATCACGAATTCGCACCTTTCTCGAACAGACGAATCAACGAGTGTCTGCGCGATATATCAGTGCACTTGAACTGGAGTCCATGGCACTGGATCAAATCACCATGGCCAACCAGTACCACAGTCTGGCATTACAACTGGCAGGATATATCCCTGACCATCCCTCAGCCATGGCCACATCTCCTGAACTTCTTCACGGACTTCGAATGAAACCGTTCTCGTCTGTAGGAATCCCTGAAGCACCCTCTTACCAAGAACTCCGTGAAGGACTCCAAACATCCGCACCCACAATCAAATTGGCTCTGGACTTTGCCAAACATTTCGCCGACTCGTGCCGTTCACTCGTCACCAGCCTGACCTCAGTATCCCAACCGAACCCAGGCCTCGATCTCCTCAAACGATCCGCCCTGACCATCTCCATCTCGGGCGCCGACCTCAAACGGGCACTCGAACCACTCACAGACAACGACTCCCTCGCCAAAGAACTCACTCTCCTCGCCCAACACCCCACACTCTCCACCAAAAAAGCACTCGTCAAAACCGACGGCTGCCACCTCTTCTTCCCCGTCATCACCCTcaccaccccctcctcctcccacAAATAA